A single genomic interval of Cupriavidus sp. MP-37 harbors:
- the typA gene encoding translational GTPase TypA, whose protein sequence is MTRAIRNIAIIAHVDHGKTTLVDQLLRQAGTFRDNQQVAERVMDSNDLEKERGITILAKNCAVEYNGTHINIVDTPGHADFGGEVERVLSMVDGVLLLVDAVEGPMPQTRFVTRKALALGLKPIVVINKIDRPGARPDWVINQTFDLFDKLGATDEQLDFPVIYASGLNGYAGLTEDVRDGDMKPLFETVLDKVPVRDDDRDGPLQLQIISLDYSSYVGKIGVGRISRGRARPLQDVVVKFGPEGNPIKGRINQVLKFQGLEREIVQEAEAGDIVLINGIEELGIGCTVCAPEAQDALPMLKVDEPTLTMNFCVNTSPLAGREGKFVTSRQLRERLDRELKSNVALRVADTGDDTIFEVSGRGELHLTILLENMRREGYELAVSRPRVVFKEIDGVKCEPYELLTVDVEDSHQGGVMEELGRRKGELLDMASDGKGRTRLEYRIPARGLIGFQGEFLTLTRGTGLISHIFDDYAPVREGGLGERHNGVLISQDDGDAVAYALWKLQDRGRMFVKPGDALYEGMIIGIHSRDNDLVVNPIKGKQLTNVRASGTDEAVRLVPPIQMSLEYAVEFIADDELVELTPKSIRLRKRHLKEHERKRAAREGA, encoded by the coding sequence ATGACCCGCGCCATCCGAAATATCGCCATCATCGCCCACGTCGATCATGGCAAGACCACCCTGGTCGACCAGCTCCTGCGCCAGGCAGGCACCTTCCGCGACAACCAGCAAGTCGCCGAACGGGTGATGGACTCGAACGACCTGGAAAAGGAACGCGGGATCACGATTCTCGCGAAGAACTGTGCCGTCGAATACAACGGCACCCATATCAACATCGTCGACACCCCGGGCCACGCCGACTTCGGCGGTGAAGTGGAGCGCGTGCTGTCGATGGTCGACGGCGTGCTGCTGCTGGTCGACGCGGTCGAAGGTCCGATGCCGCAGACCCGCTTCGTCACGCGCAAGGCGCTGGCGCTGGGCCTGAAGCCGATCGTGGTGATCAACAAGATCGACCGCCCGGGCGCGCGCCCGGACTGGGTCATCAACCAGACCTTCGACCTGTTCGACAAGCTGGGCGCCACCGACGAGCAGCTCGACTTCCCGGTGATCTACGCCTCGGGCCTGAACGGCTACGCCGGCCTGACCGAAGACGTGCGCGACGGCGACATGAAGCCGCTGTTCGAGACCGTGCTCGACAAGGTGCCGGTGCGTGACGACGACCGCGACGGCCCGCTGCAGCTGCAGATCATCTCGCTGGACTACTCCAGCTACGTCGGCAAGATCGGCGTGGGCCGCATCTCGCGCGGCCGCGCCCGGCCGCTGCAGGACGTGGTGGTCAAGTTCGGCCCCGAAGGCAACCCGATCAAGGGCCGCATCAACCAGGTGCTGAAGTTCCAGGGCCTGGAGCGCGAGATCGTGCAGGAAGCCGAAGCCGGCGACATCGTGCTGATCAACGGCATCGAAGAACTGGGCATCGGCTGCACCGTGTGCGCGCCCGAGGCCCAGGACGCGCTGCCGATGCTGAAGGTGGACGAGCCGACGCTGACCATGAACTTCTGCGTCAACACCTCGCCGCTGGCCGGCCGCGAAGGCAAGTTCGTCACCAGCCGCCAGCTGCGCGAGCGCCTGGACCGCGAGCTGAAGTCGAACGTGGCGCTGCGCGTGGCCGATACCGGCGACGACACCATCTTCGAAGTGTCGGGCCGCGGCGAACTGCACCTGACCATCCTGCTGGAAAACATGCGCCGCGAAGGCTACGAGCTGGCCGTGTCGCGCCCGCGCGTGGTGTTCAAGGAGATCGACGGCGTCAAGTGCGAGCCGTATGAGCTGCTGACCGTGGATGTCGAAGACAGCCACCAGGGCGGCGTGATGGAAGAGCTGGGCCGCCGCAAGGGCGAACTGCTCGACATGGCGTCGGACGGCAAGGGCCGCACCCGCCTCGAGTACCGCATCCCGGCCCGCGGCCTGATCGGCTTCCAGGGCGAGTTCCTGACGCTGACGCGCGGCACCGGCCTGATCAGCCATATCTTCGACGACTACGCGCCGGTGCGCGAAGGCGGCCTGGGCGAGCGCCACAACGGCGTGCTGATCTCGCAGGACGACGGCGACGCCGTGGCCTACGCACTGTGGAAGCTGCAGGACCGCGGCCGCATGTTCGTCAAGCCGGGCGATGCGCTGTATGAAGGCATGATCATCGGCATCCACAGCCGCGACAACGACCTGGTCGTGAACCCGATCAAGGGCAAGCAGCTGACCAACGTGCGCGCCTCGGGTACCGACGAAGCGGTGCGCCTGGTGCCGCCGATCCAGATGTCGCTGGAATACGCGGTGGAATTCATTGCCGACGACGAGCTGGTCGAGCTCACGCCCAAGAGCATCCGCCTGCGCAAGCGCCACCTGAAGGAGCACGAGCGCAAGCGTGCCGCCCGCGAAGGCGCATAA
- a CDS encoding methyl-accepting chemotaxis protein: MFKNTTIGARLWFLTIVTNLLLLIVGAVGWLGMSRSNEATHQIYEQQLSAAVNLAEARSNQLLVRVLLDQATFAADPADAKARAATAEGFARDSEKAWKAYLALPRSAEEAKVVEDVTAKRDALFKQGVAPMIAALHAGDRDGVMKAVLETIPQLDIAFTSVNTELNKLQVASAKQVYEASQQRYRKLFTLSVCVLAVGLVFSTVVAWRLRRSIVQPLDTAIARFEKIAGGDLSVAASSGETMADEAARSETARMLGMLGRMQASLVAMVGDVRGGADSIAAASKQIASGNADLSQRTEQQAASLEETASSMEELTSTVRQNADSAREARALATDAATLAGRGSDAVLRVVNTMQSIDASSGKIVDIIDVIEKIAFQTNILALNAAVEAARAGEHGRGFAVVAGDVRDLAQRCAGASKEIRALIGASVANVREGSGLVDEAGRAMQDIVDAVQRVSAIIGDISAASDEQSHGIEQVNVAVSQMDSMTQQNAALVEQAAAAAASLEEQAQRLTSLVATFRLA; this comes from the coding sequence ATGTTCAAGAACACGACTATCGGCGCCAGATTGTGGTTTCTCACGATCGTCACAAACTTGCTGTTGCTGATTGTCGGTGCCGTCGGCTGGCTTGGCATGTCGCGCAGCAATGAGGCGACGCACCAGATCTATGAGCAGCAGCTGTCGGCAGCGGTCAACCTGGCCGAGGCGCGTTCGAACCAGTTGCTGGTGCGTGTGTTGCTGGACCAGGCCACCTTTGCCGCCGATCCGGCCGACGCCAAGGCGCGCGCCGCGACCGCCGAAGGCTTTGCGCGCGATTCGGAGAAGGCCTGGAAGGCCTATCTCGCGCTGCCGCGTTCGGCCGAGGAAGCGAAGGTGGTCGAAGACGTCACCGCCAAGCGCGATGCATTGTTCAAGCAGGGGGTAGCGCCCATGATCGCCGCGCTGCATGCCGGCGATCGCGACGGCGTGATGAAGGCCGTGCTGGAAACCATCCCGCAGCTCGATATCGCTTTCACCAGCGTCAACACCGAGCTGAACAAGCTGCAGGTGGCCAGCGCGAAGCAGGTCTACGAGGCGTCGCAGCAGCGCTACCGCAAGCTGTTCACGCTGTCCGTGTGCGTGCTGGCAGTGGGGCTGGTGTTCAGCACGGTGGTGGCATGGCGCCTGCGCCGTTCGATCGTGCAGCCGCTGGATACGGCGATCGCGCGCTTCGAAAAGATTGCCGGCGGCGACCTCAGCGTTGCCGCGTCCAGTGGGGAAACGATGGCCGACGAAGCGGCGCGCAGCGAGACCGCGCGCATGCTGGGCATGCTGGGCCGGATGCAGGCCAGCCTGGTGGCGATGGTGGGTGACGTGCGCGGCGGCGCCGACTCGATCGCCGCGGCCAGCAAGCAGATTGCCAGCGGCAATGCCGACCTGTCACAGCGCACCGAGCAGCAGGCGGCCTCGCTGGAGGAGACGGCATCGAGCATGGAGGAACTGACCAGCACCGTACGCCAGAATGCCGACAGCGCCCGCGAGGCCCGCGCGCTGGCCACGGATGCCGCGACCCTGGCCGGGCGCGGCAGCGATGCCGTGCTGCGCGTGGTCAATACCATGCAGTCGATCGACGCCAGCTCGGGCAAGATCGTCGACATCATCGACGTGATCGAGAAGATCGCGTTCCAGACCAATATCCTGGCGCTGAATGCCGCGGTGGAAGCCGCGCGCGCCGGCGAGCATGGCCGCGGCTTTGCCGTGGTGGCGGGCGACGTGCGCGACCTGGCGCAGCGCTGCGCCGGCGCCTCCAAGGAAATCCGCGCGCTGATCGGCGCCTCGGTGGCCAACGTGCGCGAAGGCTCGGGACTGGTCGACGAGGCGGGGCGCGCGATGCAGGACATCGTCGATGCGGTGCAGCGCGTCAGCGCCATCATCGGCGACATCAGCGCTGCGTCCGACGAGCAGTCTCACGGCATCGAGCAGGTCAACGTGGCGGTGTCGCAGATGGACAGCATGACGCAGCAGAACGCGGCGCTGGTGGAGCAGGCCGCCGCCGCCGCGGCATCGCTGGAAGAGCAGGCGCAGCGGCTCACTTCACTGGTGGCGACGTTCCGGCTGGCCTGA
- the rpsR gene encoding 30S ribosomal protein S18, with the protein MAFVKRDNKNKKRFQQQNPLFKRKRFCRFTVAGVEQIDYKDLDTLKDFIGDNGKITPARLTGTKAHYQRQLDTAIKRARFLALMPYTDLHKN; encoded by the coding sequence ATGGCATTCGTCAAACGTGACAACAAGAACAAGAAGCGCTTCCAGCAACAGAACCCGCTGTTCAAGCGCAAGCGCTTCTGCCGCTTCACCGTGGCTGGCGTCGAACAGATCGACTACAAGGATCTGGACACCCTGAAGGACTTCATCGGCGACAACGGCAAGATCACGCCCGCCCGCCTGACCGGTACCAAGGCTCACTATCAGCGTCAGCTCGATACGGCCATCAAGCGCGCGCGTTTCCTCGCGCTGATGCCGTACACCGACCTGCACAAGAACTGA
- the rplI gene encoding 50S ribosomal protein L9, producing MQIILLEKVVNLGNLGDIVKVKDGYARNFLIPGKKARRATQSAIAEFEVKRAELEKAAAEKLAAAQAEGEKLNGLTVQITQKSGVDGRLFGSVTNADIAEALAAQGYKLEKAQVRLPNGPLKTVGDHPVSVALHTDVVVDVTVSVVGESV from the coding sequence ATGCAAATCATTCTGCTGGAAAAAGTCGTCAACCTGGGCAACCTGGGTGACATCGTCAAGGTGAAGGACGGTTACGCCCGTAACTTCCTGATCCCGGGCAAGAAGGCCCGCCGCGCCACGCAATCCGCGATCGCCGAATTCGAAGTCAAGCGCGCCGAGCTGGAAAAGGCCGCTGCCGAGAAGCTGGCTGCCGCCCAGGCCGAAGGCGAGAAGCTGAACGGCCTGACCGTCCAGATCACCCAGAAGTCGGGTGTGGACGGCCGCCTGTTCGGTTCGGTGACCAACGCCGACATCGCTGAAGCCCTGGCTGCCCAAGGCTACAAGCTGGAAAAGGCGCAGGTTCGCCTGCCGAACGGTCCGCTGAAGACGGTTGGCGACCACCCGGTCAGCGTTGCGCTGCACACGGACGTCGTGGTCGACGTGACCGTGTCGGTGGTGGGCGAGAGCGTCTAA
- a CDS encoding asparaginase — protein sequence MTQLPRIVVLATGGTIAGAAGSAASSARYQAATVPVSSLLAAVPPLQSVARIEAEQVAQVDSKDMTFALWQTLAARVGHWSAQPDVAGIVITHGTDTLEETAMALHLTQACPVPVVLTAAMRPSTSLSADGPLNLLDAVRVAAHPEARGKGVLAVLNQQIHAARDVAKAHTSAVDAFVSPGGPLGFVQDDYVRLARAPRATGAIGPMPAAWPVVEIVASYAQPGRVAVDALVQAGVAGLVVAAAGNGSVHEVLAAALADAAAAGVAVVRSSRTGAGHVAIPPQLSPADGVFVSAADLNPYKARVLLALALAQDAGLARDPARLQAVFASA from the coding sequence ATGACCCAATTGCCTCGCATCGTCGTATTGGCCACCGGTGGCACCATCGCCGGCGCGGCCGGCAGCGCCGCCAGCAGTGCTCGCTACCAGGCGGCGACCGTGCCGGTGTCGTCATTGCTGGCTGCCGTGCCGCCGTTGCAGTCGGTGGCCCGCATCGAGGCCGAGCAGGTGGCGCAGGTCGACAGCAAGGACATGACCTTCGCGCTCTGGCAAACGCTCGCGGCGCGGGTCGGGCACTGGTCGGCGCAGCCAGACGTTGCCGGGATCGTGATCACGCACGGCACCGATACGCTGGAAGAAACCGCGATGGCGCTGCACCTGACCCAAGCGTGCCCGGTGCCCGTGGTGCTGACCGCGGCGATGCGTCCGTCGACATCGCTGTCGGCGGACGGGCCGCTGAACCTGCTGGATGCGGTGCGCGTCGCTGCCCATCCGGAAGCGCGCGGCAAGGGCGTGCTGGCCGTGCTGAACCAGCAGATCCACGCGGCACGGGACGTGGCCAAGGCGCATACGTCGGCGGTCGACGCCTTTGTCTCGCCCGGCGGGCCGCTGGGTTTCGTCCAGGACGACTACGTGCGCCTTGCCCGCGCACCGCGCGCGACCGGCGCCATCGGCCCGATGCCGGCGGCCTGGCCGGTGGTGGAAATCGTGGCGAGTTATGCCCAGCCGGGTCGGGTGGCGGTGGATGCGCTGGTGCAGGCTGGCGTCGCCGGGTTGGTGGTGGCCGCGGCCGGCAATGGGTCGGTCCATGAGGTGCTGGCAGCGGCGCTTGCAGACGCCGCGGCGGCCGGGGTGGCGGTGGTGCGCAGCTCGCGTACCGGTGCGGGCCATGTGGCGATCCCGCCGCAACTGAGTCCGGCCGATGGTGTGTTCGTGTCGGCCGCGGATCTCAACCCCTATAAGGCGCGCGTGTTGCTGGCGCTGGCGCTGGCGCAAGACGCGGGGCTGGCGCGCGACCCGGCGCGGCTGCAAGCAGTATTTGCCAGCGCCTGA
- the priB gene encoding primosomal replication protein N: MNQLRLAATLAERDALRYTPAGVPVVNCILQYSGEAVEAQTPRQVEFAIAAMGIGQVGQRLERLPLGTLLDCEGFLARKHRNSKALVFHITGCKAFEKD; the protein is encoded by the coding sequence TTGAACCAGCTTCGGCTTGCCGCCACCCTGGCGGAACGCGATGCCCTGCGCTATACCCCGGCCGGGGTCCCCGTCGTGAACTGCATCCTGCAGTACAGCGGCGAGGCCGTCGAGGCGCAGACGCCGCGGCAGGTCGAGTTTGCAATCGCTGCGATGGGGATCGGCCAGGTTGGCCAGCGTCTGGAGCGGCTGCCGCTCGGCACGCTGCTCGACTGCGAAGGATTCCTGGCCCGCAAGCACCGCAACAGCAAGGCTCTCGTCTTTCACATCACTGGATGTAAAGCATTCGAAAAGGATTGA
- the dusA gene encoding tRNA dihydrouridine(20/20a) synthase DusA, with protein sequence MNVNPRRISVAPMMDWTDRHCRMFHRQLSRHTWLYTEMVTTGALLHGDVPRHLDFDAAEHPVALQLGGSEPADLAMAAKLGQQWGYAEINLNCGCPSERVQRGAFGACLMAEPQLVADCVKAMRDAVEIPVTVKHRIGIDKIEHYDFVRDFVGKVAQAGCGTFIVHARNAILKGLSPKENREIPPLRYEVAYQLKREFPELEILINGGIVSHDEIAAHLEHVDGVMIGREAYHQPYILAEMDARFYGDTSAPVPSRLDVELAMQRYIGDFVEQGGYMGAVTRHMLGLHRGIAGGRGWRRVLSDAKRMHAVRTRAGVDALFEEARTHLRPHAQEPLAA encoded by the coding sequence ATGAACGTAAATCCCCGCCGCATTTCGGTTGCGCCGATGATGGACTGGACTGACCGTCATTGCCGCATGTTCCATCGCCAGCTCAGCCGCCACACCTGGCTGTATACCGAGATGGTGACCACCGGCGCGCTGCTGCATGGCGACGTGCCGCGCCACCTCGACTTCGATGCAGCCGAGCATCCGGTCGCGCTGCAGCTGGGCGGCAGCGAGCCGGCGGACCTCGCCATGGCGGCGAAGCTGGGCCAGCAATGGGGCTACGCGGAGATCAACCTGAACTGCGGCTGCCCGTCCGAGCGGGTGCAGCGCGGCGCCTTCGGCGCCTGCCTGATGGCGGAGCCGCAGCTGGTGGCGGACTGCGTAAAGGCGATGCGCGATGCGGTGGAGATTCCGGTGACCGTGAAGCATCGCATCGGCATCGACAAGATCGAGCACTACGATTTCGTCCGGGATTTTGTCGGCAAGGTAGCGCAGGCGGGTTGCGGCACGTTTATCGTGCACGCGCGCAATGCGATCCTGAAGGGACTGAGCCCGAAGGAAAACCGCGAGATTCCGCCGCTGCGCTATGAGGTCGCATACCAGCTCAAGCGCGAATTTCCGGAGCTGGAAATCCTGATCAATGGCGGCATCGTCAGCCATGATGAAATCGCGGCCCACCTGGAGCACGTCGATGGCGTCATGATCGGACGCGAGGCGTATCACCAGCCGTACATCCTTGCGGAAATGGACGCGCGCTTCTATGGCGATACCAGCGCGCCGGTGCCGTCGCGGCTCGATGTCGAGCTGGCGATGCAGCGTTATATCGGCGACTTCGTTGAGCAGGGCGGATACATGGGCGCCGTGACACGGCACATGCTCGGCCTGCATCGTGGCATCGCCGGCGGACGTGGCTGGCGCCGCGTGCTGTCCGATGCAAAGCGCATGCATGCGGTGCGCACGCGTGCTGGCGTGGATGCGTTGTTCGAAGAGGCGCGCACACATCTGCGTCCGCACGCACAAGAGCCGCTGGCAGCTTGA
- the lexA gene encoding transcriptional repressor LexA yields MATLTPRQQQIFDLIRNTIRRTGFPPTRAEIAAEFGFSSPNAAEEHLRALARKGVIELTPGASRGIRLKVSRSDSELPDQFSLPMAGVMQLTLPLVGRVAAGSPILAAEHIDRQYQVDASVFDERPDYLLRVRGLSMRDAGILDGDLLAVRRASEAANGKIVVARLGDDVTVKRLQRRGGHIELIAENPDFTNIIVEPGEEFSLEGIAVGLIRSSGF; encoded by the coding sequence ATGGCGACCCTGACACCCCGGCAGCAGCAGATTTTCGATCTGATCCGCAACACGATCCGCCGCACCGGCTTTCCGCCCACCCGCGCCGAGATCGCAGCGGAGTTCGGGTTCTCCTCGCCCAATGCCGCGGAAGAACATCTGCGGGCGCTGGCGCGCAAAGGCGTGATCGAACTGACGCCAGGCGCGTCGCGCGGCATCCGCCTGAAGGTATCGCGCAGCGATTCGGAGCTGCCGGACCAGTTCTCGTTGCCGATGGCCGGGGTAATGCAGCTGACGCTGCCGCTGGTAGGCCGCGTCGCGGCCGGCAGCCCGATCCTGGCCGCCGAGCATATCGACCGCCAGTACCAGGTCGATGCCTCGGTCTTCGATGAGCGTCCGGATTATCTGCTGCGCGTGCGCGGCCTGAGCATGCGCGACGCCGGCATCCTCGACGGCGACCTGCTCGCCGTGCGCCGCGCCAGCGAGGCCGCCAACGGCAAAATCGTGGTGGCGCGGCTGGGCGACGACGTCACCGTCAAGCGCCTGCAGCGGCGCGGCGGACATATCGAACTGATCGCCGAGAACCCGGACTTCACCAACATCATCGTCGAGCCCGGTGAAGAGTTCTCGCTGGAAGGCATCGCCGTCGGGCTGATCCGCTCTTCCGGCTTCTAG
- a CDS encoding NADPH-dependent FMN reductase, with protein sequence MSDPRDVVVLVGSLRKESYNRKLAKALIALAPPQLKLEIVEIGNLELYNQDLDDKPTQAWTAFRDRIRRADAVLFVTPEYNRSVPAPLKNAIDVGSRPYGSSVWDGKPGAIISASPGAIGGFGANHHLRQSLVFLNIPILQQPEAYISGVDKLFDEQGGIANESTKGFLGKFLTTFGAWIERNAPR encoded by the coding sequence ATGAGTGATCCTCGTGATGTCGTTGTTCTGGTGGGAAGCCTGCGCAAGGAGTCATACAACCGCAAGCTGGCCAAGGCGCTGATCGCGCTGGCGCCACCGCAGCTCAAGCTGGAAATCGTCGAGATCGGCAATCTGGAGCTGTACAACCAGGACCTCGACGACAAGCCGACCCAGGCCTGGACTGCGTTCCGCGACCGCATCCGCCGCGCCGACGCCGTGCTGTTCGTGACCCCGGAATACAACCGCTCGGTGCCGGCGCCGCTGAAGAACGCCATCGACGTGGGCTCGCGTCCGTATGGCAGCAGCGTCTGGGACGGCAAGCCCGGCGCCATCATCAGTGCATCGCCGGGCGCCATCGGCGGCTTCGGTGCCAACCATCACCTGCGCCAGTCGCTGGTGTTCCTGAATATTCCCATCCTGCAGCAGCCCGAGGCGTATATCAGCGGGGTCGACAAGCTGTTTGACGAGCAGGGCGGCATTGCCAACGAGTCGACCAAGGGCTTCCTTGGCAAGTTCTTGACCACGTTCGGCGCCTGGATCGAGCGGAACGCGCCGCGCTGA
- the rpsF gene encoding 30S ribosomal protein S6: protein MRHYEIVFIVHPDQSEQVPAMIERYKQLVTSQNGNVHRVEDWGRRQMAYMIQKLAKAHYVCLNIECGKETLAELEHAFKFNDAVLRHLIVQTKKAETAPSPMMKEVQREEARKAAQTTTEGQAA from the coding sequence ATGCGTCATTACGAAATCGTCTTCATCGTCCACCCGGACCAGAGCGAACAAGTGCCGGCCATGATCGAGCGCTACAAGCAGCTCGTGACCTCGCAGAACGGCAACGTTCACCGCGTGGAAGACTGGGGCCGTCGCCAGATGGCTTACATGATCCAGAAGCTGGCCAAGGCTCACTACGTTTGCCTCAACATCGAATGCGGCAAGGAAACCCTGGCTGAACTGGAACACGCGTTCAAGTTCAACGACGCCGTCCTGCGCCACCTGATCGTGCAGACCAAGAAGGCCGAGACCGCACCTTCGCCGATGATGAAGGAAGTGCAGCGCGAAGAAGCCCGCAAGGCCGCGCAAACGACCACCGAAGGCCAGGCCGCCTGA
- a CDS encoding sterol desaturase family protein, which produces MDTASFDPGLVLLAFAPVFVLTIGAEAWYWARRDPAVYSLRDTLSNAALALMHQASDAFFLWLMVRTVYTWCYQHGLQAMPQTLWSFALLLLLQDFLYYWFHRASHRVRWLWASHVTHHSSEGMNFSTAFRQSLTYPLSGMWLFWIPLAYIGFTPDWVILAVGLNLAFQFFVHTRLGQRWPRVERLLNTPSVHRVHHAKNPQYIDRNYAGVLTVWDRLFGTFVPEREAPVYGITRQVRSHDPLTLTFHEWRDMFADAWRDRDLRYLWKPPEWRSPRAAVPATLPGTQ; this is translated from the coding sequence ATGGATACCGCATCGTTCGATCCCGGACTCGTGCTGCTGGCCTTCGCGCCGGTCTTCGTGCTGACCATCGGCGCCGAAGCGTGGTACTGGGCGCGGCGCGACCCTGCCGTCTACAGCCTGCGCGACACGCTTTCCAATGCCGCGCTGGCGCTGATGCACCAGGCCTCGGACGCGTTCTTCCTCTGGCTGATGGTCCGCACCGTCTATACGTGGTGCTACCAGCACGGCCTGCAGGCGATGCCGCAGACGCTGTGGTCATTCGCACTGCTGCTGTTGCTGCAGGACTTCCTCTACTACTGGTTCCATCGCGCCAGCCATCGCGTGCGCTGGCTGTGGGCCTCGCACGTGACGCATCATTCGTCGGAAGGCATGAATTTCTCGACCGCGTTCCGGCAGAGCCTGACGTACCCGCTGTCGGGCATGTGGCTGTTCTGGATTCCGCTGGCGTATATCGGTTTCACGCCAGACTGGGTCATCCTTGCCGTGGGTCTCAACCTGGCGTTCCAGTTCTTCGTCCATACGCGGCTGGGGCAGCGCTGGCCGCGGGTCGAGCGGCTGCTGAACACGCCTTCGGTCCATCGCGTCCACCATGCGAAGAACCCGCAATACATCGACCGCAACTATGCCGGCGTGCTGACGGTCTGGGACCGCCTGTTCGGCACCTTCGTCCCCGAGCGCGAGGCGCCGGTGTACGGCATTACGCGCCAGGTGCGCTCCCATGACCCGCTGACGCTGACCTTCCACGAATGGCGCGACATGTTCGCCGATGCCTGGCGCGACCGCGACCTGCGCTATCTGTGGAAGCCGCCGGAATGGCGCAGCCCGCGTGCCGCCGTGCCGGCGACGCTGCCGGGCACGCAATAA
- a CDS encoding enoyl-CoA hydratase/isomerase family protein has protein sequence MTEFVTTEVRGGIGYLTLNRPQALNALSLDMIRAITQALQDWAAAPEVAAVVVAGAGGKAFCAGGDIRYFHQAAHAGDPLLDQFFVEEYALNFLIHRYAKPYIALMDGVVMGGGMGISQGARLRLVTDRTKMAMPETNIGLFPDVGGGWFLARTPGRIGEYLGLTGTVIHAADALYAGLADAYLPGNRLAELVDSLRAQQFASGDAVLAHIETFTAAHRADCVPAHSTLAALSEQIDQLFASNTAPDILAAVSDAPGDWAAQTAAMLRSRSPLMLCVTLEQIRRARSMSLEDELRMELDMMYYVFRKGDGVEGIRALAIDKDHKPRWQYARLDEVSRERALSFFDSPWRQQEHPLAALGKLA, from the coding sequence ATGACTGAATTCGTCACGACCGAAGTCCGCGGCGGCATCGGATACCTGACGCTGAACCGCCCGCAGGCGCTCAACGCCCTGTCGCTCGACATGATCCGCGCCATCACGCAGGCGCTGCAGGACTGGGCCGCGGCCCCTGAAGTGGCAGCCGTGGTGGTGGCCGGCGCCGGCGGCAAGGCGTTCTGCGCCGGCGGCGATATCCGCTATTTCCACCAGGCCGCGCATGCCGGCGATCCGCTGCTCGACCAGTTCTTCGTCGAGGAATACGCGCTCAATTTCCTGATCCACCGCTACGCCAAGCCTTATATCGCGCTGATGGACGGCGTAGTGATGGGTGGCGGCATGGGCATCTCGCAGGGCGCACGCCTGCGGCTGGTCACCGATCGCACGAAGATGGCCATGCCCGAAACCAATATCGGACTGTTTCCGGATGTCGGCGGCGGCTGGTTCCTCGCGCGCACGCCCGGGCGCATCGGCGAATACCTGGGCCTGACCGGCACCGTGATCCACGCCGCCGATGCCTTGTACGCCGGCCTGGCCGACGCTTACCTGCCCGGCAACCGCCTCGCGGAACTGGTCGATTCCCTGCGCGCGCAGCAGTTTGCCAGCGGCGATGCGGTGCTGGCGCATATCGAGACCTTCACCGCCGCGCATCGCGCTGATTGCGTGCCCGCGCACAGCACGCTGGCCGCGCTGTCGGAGCAGATCGACCAGCTCTTCGCCAGCAACACCGCGCCGGATATCCTTGCCGCCGTCAGCGATGCGCCCGGCGACTGGGCCGCGCAGACGGCCGCCATGCTGCGCAGCCGTTCGCCGCTGATGCTGTGCGTGACGCTGGAGCAGATCCGCCGCGCGCGCAGCATGTCGCTGGAAGACGAACTGCGCATGGAGCTGGACATGATGTACTACGTGTTCCGCAAGGGCGACGGCGTCGAAGGCATCCGCGCGCTGGCGATCGACAAGGACCACAAGCCGCGCTGGCAGTACGCGCGGCTCGACGAAGTCAGCCGCGAGAGGGCGCTGTCGTTCTTCGACAGCCCGTGGCGCCAGCAGGAACACCCGCTGGCGGCACTCGGCAAGCTCGCCTGA